Within the Paramormyrops kingsleyae isolate MSU_618 chromosome 2, PKINGS_0.4, whole genome shotgun sequence genome, the region ATTGAGTGTATGTTATGGTctacaccagtgtttctcaaaccattCCTCAGAGTCACCCAgactgtccatgtttttgctccctcccaggtctcTGTTAGACAGTTGTACAGCAAAATAGGAAAAATGTGctctgtctgggggtccctgagaactGGGCTGAGAATCACTGGTCTACACCAATAGTTAAAGTGCACTAGAGctgtgattttttaaaaatgattttctcAGTGGTAACAATAAAAACCACATTGATGGATTAACATGCTTTGTGCATTTGGTTCTTTACAGAAGCCCAGAATAGCTGTGCTTGCAATAATTGTTTGTTAACGCTGTTATCTTGAGAAAACAAGATAATAatacaaagacaaacaaaatgtaACGCCACTGCGCTTTCATGCCATGGGCAGCTCCTCGTATATGTACTGTATCTATGCTACTTAATGCATGCATCCCTCTATTCAACGTTGGAACTGAGTGTTGTACCAGTGTGGTGTTTAATCATGGGGTGCATGTCATGTCCTGTCTGTATGTTGCAACATGCTCCTGGGAAATGCTGTCATATGTTATGCCAGCATGTACAGATGACATGATAATAAAGATACAGCATTAAAACATGGCATTAAAAATGTGATTGCAAGCATGGCCGTTCTCGGCTTCCGTAGTTCTTCAATTAAGCTTACTATGTTTTAAAcgtttaaacaaaaaaaacaacacatccAACTTCTCAGGGGCAACATCAAACCAAACAAAGCAAGGTACCTGGGCCGTTGCACCTACAACGAGGTGACAGACCCCTACTGCCCCATCTTCCGGCTGGGCTACATCGCAGAGCAGGCCAGGGAGAAGTTCAGCGAGCTCTGCAGGACGGTAAACTGCCCGGATATACACCGTCTTAACCATATAGACCAGTCACAGGAGAGTTCATATAAAAATATCATGCTTTCTATCATGCACTAAGAATCTgctattatcatcatcatcatcagcatcatcctcatcatctttATTCTGGACAGTGTGGGAATATATGTGCATTGAAACTGCATGTTGTCTTGTCAGGGAGGAGTGATTGGGGTCTTCATCAACTGGAAGTGTGACTTCGACATAGATCCCTCCAACTGCGTTCCCACTTATGCCTTCCGGCGTCTGGACCTCCGCAAGAACCTGCCGAGCTCCGGGTACAACTATAGGTGAGTGATTCCTCCTCTCCATTATCTTAGGCCAGCTGAGTAACTTTCACCATGACAGAGAATTTCTCAGTTGCCCACAGTTGTAGCTAGACAGATGGGGCAGgtatatgttatttatttgtgACCTTGATCTTCAGGTTTGCAAAATATTACAGAAGGAATGGCAAGGAATTCCGTACTCTTATCAAAGCCTTTGGGATTCGTCTGGATGTCATCGTCCACGGACACGTAAGTGTTTCCGTCTTTAAAGACCAAAATAATACTCTAATACCTCACAAGTGTGTGAATAAAATGTGATTCTTTGCAGGCTGGGAAATTTAGCATCATTCCAACTATTATCAACATGGTCACCGCTTTGACATCAGTTGGAATCGTAAGTTTTGTTTCCAAGTTTATTAAACAGGGAGCGTTGACCTTATACAAATTAGCTAGCAGAAATGTGCTTTTGCACAATCTCTCAGCATTATCTCAGCCTTTGTGACTTTCCCCCCAGTGTTCTGTCATTTGTGACTGGATTCTGCTCACGTTCATTGACAAGAATGAGGTCTACAGTGAAAGAAAGTTTGATGAGGTTAGGtgttttaaaattgtttttaaataatagatATCATTAAATAATAGATTAGATAAATATTCTATTGTTTCTTTTAAATGAGAAGCAAGGAATTAATTTATCTATAATTAGATATTATTGTTATGTTGATGGTAAAATAATTGTATAAACTTCTGCCTAAAAGGAGAAATATTAACTGTTTAAAATTAGACTATTTTTCTAGTTAACAGAAGCAGAAAATTTGTTCCAAATTCACATAGCCAGAGATATAATTTTACTATAGCTATATGCCTATATTACTGACAAACGCTATTCTTAGATCACTTAATGCAGCTTTTATCCCagataaacatatatatattttacaatgaATATATTACAATTTGATTTCTTTGTAGGTCTCTGAAGAATCGCCTCCACCCACATTGACCGAGTTCACCCTCACAAGCTATGGCTCCACCCACTCTGACCTATCAGAAGGCGTGgcactgtgacatcatcactGTCAGCATTTTAGAGGGCACATTTCACTGACCCACAAAGAGCTTGCTGAGACCTTTCACTATAATCAAGATTCTAGACTCCAGCAAAGCCCAGCTCAGAGAAGCATTTCCTTATGCCTACAAAGAttaatgaaattattttaaagttagCTCTACTAAGTATTCTCATTTACTCTGAGGAAAATTTAAAAGCACCACAAAAAAACcctaaaaacacatatttgaaGTGAAACATTCACATTTATCTATCTGAGTTCTTTACATCTAGAATTTACCataaatatttttgaaaaactttgcttTATAGTATGGAAGCTGACCTAATAAACTCAGAAAGGGAAAGACATATAGACCAATATAGAGCATATAATTTCAGTGAAATATCAGTACATGAAATTGAAAGTTATTCTTACCAATCCTTCACATACCATATCTGTTATATGCATATGcctatatatataaacatacatttacatttccgCATGTAGAAAGTCACATTAAGAATTTGCGAGGAGTTACGAGTCACAGAGTATCATGGTCTTCACTCATTCATGGAGATGACGACTTACAATCCAATAATTAACCTGCACCCTTAATTACATAAATTCATTACCGAATTAaacagctgtgtggtaattgctctgtattaatattataaaattTAATATTGGAACCATTTAGAAACATGTTTGGAGGCCAGTAAAACCTGTATAAACAGTACTCATAAAAGGCAACCTTTCTGCAAAATATTAGTAGCTGGTTATATTTGTTATACTGATACATCTTGCACTTTCTATTTGTATTGAAACATTGAAATGAACTTCAGGCTTTGGATAATAATTAGATAGCTGGATGGCATCTGCAGGACATAAGGCTGTGGGGAAGAAATAAGCCACATACAACATTAATTTAATACAAATGTCTCCTACGGACAGAGAGCAGCATGGGAAGTAAGGTCTTTATTTACGTCTACGCTGGTCACAGTCTAAGGAGCTGGGGTGGCAGTTACCCCAAGATGATCATTTTGTCTTACAGAAAAGTGATGTGGGCAATAAACAAACATTGATTAATTGAGAAAGAGTGGCTACTGATACTTTTTCCTATGACTCAGAGAAGCAGACTAAGATTATAGGCTGAAACAGTACTAGATTGCTACACATCTTCATAACTAAGCCATTTCTCATATTTTGTGGCTATGACTATCACTAATTGACTATCAGTTTAACAAACATAGGTTTTTCActgaaaataaaggataaagGGATAATTCCTCAGTAATTTAATCTGATACAGGAGTTGGTCCCTCCACATGATGTCTGGGAAGCACAATACTGATGAACTTCTGGTAAAAACTTGCAACGTGATATAATACACATCCTGAACTAGATCAGGAGTGAAGTGTCATTTTCCCAGGCTGTGGCCTGACCGAAATGGTCTACTTTAACCAACAGGGAGCTGTCCTTTAAACAATATAGGCCAGACAATTTGGATACCGATGTTATTACATTTTTGTGTTACAGTAGCCTTTCCAGAAGGTATCTGAGgaagagaaggagagacagggaAGAAAAACTCTCACTCAGACAGATAATCTGATAAAGGACATTTCACACTTAATGGGTTTCTCTAACAAGATTGTGGGGAGGTTGAGTCAGACTGTTTTCTTAAGCGAGTGGGGATGAGCCACGCATCGATCTGGAGGCTGTCTTTCGGGCTGTGGTTGTAATGGATCCATCCTCACGGAATGAAGTCGTGCTTCAGAAGGCCTGCCTTTAAAATGGGGGAGGGTAGGGAGGTAACCataaaaaaactgcaaaaaaagaCCTGATAGCACCTTCAAAATCTGATCCAAATGATGTCTTATAACCTTTAAGAGGATTTTATCTTAAAATGTATCCATAGATAGCAAAAGTAAAAAGTGTAAAGAAGCAAATTGTTTgaaaatattactaataaactttaGGTTTGAACTGTGTTAAATCATAATCAGAATACACAATAGGTCATCATTTGAGAACTGAGAACCACATACTTTATGCAAGaaagtaaattaataaataaaataaatatgacagGCTTTTAGGTTGAGATTGGTAGAGATTTCAACTCATTCACaaagtaaaagcaccaccagTCCAGGTAGAtgtacaaatatatttattgatgattttaatacaaatacagataagAGACACATTTTTAAGACCATGGAGGTTCTGTATGAACCCAGCCTGAACCCACAGGTCTGCCAAAATGCCTTTGAGAGAGGGGAACGGGTCAGCCGGCAGAATCAGTCAGCGAGTTCTAGACTGGTCTGCCCAGCTGGGGGCTCATACACAGCAGCCAGTCGATGGTCTCCTGAAGGAAGCTCATGCTGTAGTGAGTGGCGATGTTCCGGAAAACACGGACTTGCTCCGAGAAGCTCTGGGGGGATGGCAGCAAAGACATTACATGTCGGATGTCTGCCCTTAACTCAACAGAAACATCAGATCTCATTTTCACTCCGATATTTACAGCAAAGTAAGCAGGGGTAGCGTGTGGCTCTGctcgtgatcagaaggttactggtGCAAAGCCTGTGATTCCGATGttgtgcccttgagcaagaaCCTTAAACCCAGAGACTGGCTGGCTGAGCTTGTTctctcacttgtatgtcactttgtaTAAATGCGTCTGTTAAATTTATGTAATTGTGCTGCCTGACAGCTTAAACTTTATACCTAGCTTCAGATCAGGAAGTTTAGACGGACCCTCATCAGTACatgagtaaataaaaaaaaaaaatctatatatcTTTAAGGGTGCTTCAGGGCCAGTCAACCCATGAGGCAACACAGGTGGCCGCCTAGGGTGGCAGCTTTTCACATGCGCCAAATTAGCCAGGCAATTTCACTTGTATGTGGCTCATGTCCCAAGAAGTATTCAAGACTTCTGCAGTGCCAACAAAGAACAGGATGGAGGGAAAAGGCGCCAAGGACCCTGTTAGGATGGGGTGCCACATGGGGTTCCCCCGGCCCTGGGTTGGAGTGAGCTCTGAAGGCGTTCTTTGGATTTCAGGCGATGACGGCCTGTCCTGCTCACCTTCAAGGAGTAGCTGAGGCTGAAGTCTCCAGCGCAGTTACAGTACAGCGGCATGTTGGCTTCCTTCACACCTTTGCACTTTGCACACACCTGAAGCAGAATACAGCCAGTTCCAGAGGCTGCTTAGGTGGCTGACATGTTTAATATGAGCTGCTCAACATGTAATTGTAAATCTCTCAGAACATCACTAGGCATCTCTAGTGTACAACCAAGGAAGACACCTTGAATTCAAGACATCCACTAAATTTATATTGAGTCTTTTCAGTAAAGGAGAACATTGGGGGTCACCCACCAGATCCTGCAATGTGTACGTCATGAGCTTCTTCTGAAAAGCCTCAACCAGGCTCATCTCAATAGTTTCCGTTTCATACTGGGCCTGGCAGTTGGAGCAAAACCACTGGGGCATCGTGGAGCTGTCCTGGAGAATGGTATGGGGACAGTAAGGCACAGAGGAGTGGGGAACACTACCTAAAACCTCACAAAACCCATGATGCCCCTGATGTTATTTAGTGTTAAAAATGCCAAGTCAGACACTAAATGTGACAGATTATTCATAGTATTTCAAATGCTACAATAATCACAACACACATCATTATACAGCTACCTAATAGGTTCTTGTCTTACAAACTCAATAACTCTGGTCTTGTTTGGAGAAAGACCTCACATGAATGAGATGTTAACACCAAAGCTTTTGGGTTTAAAATGGCATTCCCAATATCCTGACCACCAGCGCTGACCATAGCCACAGATGGGTCCTTGCAGAGGTCCAGGTCCCGGCAGAAATTGCAGTGGCGGCAGATGACCTCCGGCAGGATGTAGGAGCTGCAGGGGTCATGGAACTGGGCCTCCTCAGAGAACTCGCCCACGTCCAGCAGTCTAAGGAGGTCCCTCTTCAACTTGTTGACCTGGTTGGTGATGTTGGCGTCCAGGGAGAGCACCTGCAAAGGATGGCCGAGTCAAGGGACAGCCAGGGGGTGAGTGTGAGGTCAACGGGGCTCTGAGCTGGCGGCCCCTCCGCTAGCCGCACTGAGCAGGCACCTGGCAGACATATTTGACGAACTCCAGTGCAGGGTTGCTGAGGGCCAGGTGGGAGCCCGGCAGGACGGGGAACATCTCAGAGGGCATGGCCCCGCTCCTGCTGCCAGTCACCTTCTTCTGGATCTTCTGGGTGATTGTGAAGAAGTTTTGGGTCAGCTCGCTTGACACGTACTCCTGGGAGAAGGTGATCATGCCTGGGAGGTTGAAACACACAACTGCTGAACATCCCCcaagataagaacataagaacataagaaatttacaaaggagaggaggccattcggcccatcaagctcgtttggggagaacttaactaatagctcagagttgttaaaatcttatctagctctgatttaaaggaacccatggttttagcttccgctacactagcaggaagactattgcatactctgactacacgctgtgtaaagaagtgcttcctcaaatttgttttaaaatgttctcccatgATGGAAGATGGAAGTAATAAAGCTTTCAATAGCAATGCAATTATCATAATTATTTATTGTGCACACAGGCTGTAAAACAGAGCAGACTTTAAAAATGGGCAAgaaatttaacataaaacacGCAAATTTAATTAGTTCTAACACTTCCAAACTATACAGCTGCCTTTCACAGGAGAGCTTACCAGGCAAGGCACTGGAGTCTCCCACAGCCTGCTGGGTAATCTGGCTTCCTCCCCGCCGTTTAATAGGTGTGGCTCCAGGGGCATTGCGCCTAAGCTCCTCCTTCATGCTGTGATAGACGGCCGCGATGTAAGCTGGGGATCAAATTGCACAAAAATGGAACTGTAAGCACGTCGCTATCGGGCAGCAGAGACAGACGGCGGCTTTCATGGACGTTTAAGACAGACAGTACCTGATATGAtcattaaaaagtatttttgaCAAGAGGCTGTCTGGGGAAGGTACTGCATGATGTTCCAGTTGCTCTCAATCAGGTCCTCCACCTCAGTTTCTCCATCGCCCTCATCTTCTGGTGcagcttcctcctcctcctcctcatcatcatcactgcCGGCTTCATTTTCCTGCTTCTTCTGTGCTTTTCCAGCCTGAGCCAAAAGCAAGTGACAGCTTTTCGCTTTCCCTTCCACGTATACGTCATGTTCCCCCCCCATACACATAGGTGACAGACCTTGGCCCGACTTACCTCGTCATACATGATGCTGGATGGGAGCTTCCCCTTCACTCCTCCATTATTGGCCAGGTCCATCCACAACAGGAACTCCCAGCAGCGGGAGAAGGAGATTGAGAGAGAGTGGAAAATTTCACGAGAGTGGATGCtaggagagaggaagaggacaaGTCAATTGAGCCGTTTGACATTTAACCATTTCTATTTCCAGAAAAAAGTTAGTTTCCAGTTGTCTAAGATAGTC harbors:
- the p2rx2 gene encoding P2X purinoceptor 2 isoform X1 → MKGTALLGDMVQDMVEYVRPSEGGDVISTILRREVTHDQQQGVCAEHYSVPKANCTSDSDCKAGEVNFDGNGPGTGRCIPYYNHTFKTCEIKSWCPIEEFAAVRESALVEAINFTVFIKNTIHFPKFKVLRGNIKPNKARYLGRCTYNEVTDPYCPIFRLGYIAEQAREKFSELCRTGGVIGVFINWKCDFDIDPSNCVPTYAFRRLDLRKNLPSSGYNYRFAKYYRRNGKEFRTLIKAFGIRLDVIVHGHAGKFSIIPTIINMVTALTSVGICSVICDWILLTFIDKNEVYSERKFDEVSEESPPPTLTEFTLTSYGSTHSDLSEGVAL
- the p2rx2 gene encoding P2X purinoceptor 2 isoform X2; this translates as MSSAQSCAERLHTTSSRGCVQSIILFPKPTAHQIRTARQERLTLMATFFPGPGTGRCIPYYNHTFKTCEIKSWCPIEEFAAVRESALVEAINFTVFIKNTIHFPKFKVLRGNIKPNKARYLGRCTYNEVTDPYCPIFRLGYIAEQAREKFSELCRTGGVIGVFINWKCDFDIDPSNCVPTYAFRRLDLRKNLPSSGYNYRFAKYYRRNGKEFRTLIKAFGIRLDVIVHGHAGKFSIIPTIINMVTALTSVGICSVICDWILLTFIDKNEVYSERKFDEVSEESPPPTLTEFTLTSYGSTHSDLSEGVAL